A segment of the Myxocyprinus asiaticus isolate MX2 ecotype Aquarium Trade chromosome 10, UBuf_Myxa_2, whole genome shotgun sequence genome:
tttttttttttttttttttacatcgtatctgttattggttaatgttctttacggaacagctgtcatattagatcagtgGCTTATGCTTGACttcacgtcgtgaaatacgcgcaacttttcagcgcatttttttttctctcgtagatttggcttagggtatgtttacacgacaatgatgtactaaaagcggaaatgtttttcctttgcgtttttgaaaagtttcgagtacagacgacaacgttgtcaaaacgatctccgttcacacggatccgcgaaaacgactaaaaatgctgtattatgtaTGCCAGGttagtagttggcgatgtcactttgtaaagaaacactacacgcctgcgcacataagcattcttccacagatcggtgaatacaaacaatgaagatggcgaaagcatcgagcaattttgtctggacggacgatgaggttgctttattactacaattactttgctggagaagcgtcaataaactcaatcttgagcagcacaaacacagtcctgtagtctgccattgtagttttgaatgtctcgtgcgttgttttgaagtactcgcgcgcatgcctacagactgaacacgtaatacgtgtgcgcatgacgtcattgttttcacaaatttgcgtttttgtatgtttacacggagacgataacggcatcgttttcaaaaacgtgcactttgaaaccggttttcaaaagtttgcgttttcaggccccaaaatgctgttgtcgtgtaaacgaacagccaaaacgcataaagtcTTCCGTTTTTAGTTTAAAACTTTgccgtgtaaatggccccttagtctacctgttaattattttcaacaatgtcctgactgtcttaatatgttaagtaacttatGTTGTGAATTCCGCTTAGAACAGGccgggttgctctattggtcctgcactattcattcaactgttttcaataaatatgcctgttaaatattcgctaaggttgattcagtgaatgcgtgtcatgttctatatttaatgtacaatgatcataattcaaggtgagcacggcgcagataaatgccccttttcagtggaatttagcttcggatttggaatagattaagtattaaatatttttaatatttatatatgtatataatattttttgactattttctgaagtttgctttttttagactagtcggcttcaaaatctccattttaacgtcagtgaaattagtcattcaGCACATCCCTACTAATAACATCTATCAGCATTCAACCCCATTTATCTTTGTCTAGCTTTAATGATTGCATAACTTAAAACATACGTAAATCTGCCGTTTTGCCTCCTAATCTGCTGCTCTGCCATCTGAAAACTATAACAGCTCGGACTCCAGGCACTAATTCCTTGTGAATCATAGGACAGATTATTAACACTACATCTCACACCAAGGTCAGACTCCAAAATCCCTGAAATCTATCCAAACAGTTTGGTGATATTAATGTTGATATGAAAGTAGAcattaaaaagcaatatttatcATTAATCAAGGATAAGATACACTATCAGATGCTCATCACAACATCCAAACAATCCTTATGGAGCGCCAATCAGCAAGGACTACTGCCTCCCGTTGGTCTCCTTGTGAGCTGGCCCCTGCAACTCATTCTATATGCATATCACATAAGTACCTGATTCATGCTTTCAGTACAATGCAAACTCTGTTCCTCTTACATTTTAGCCCAAGACATGGTGCTGTTTACCGGAAGCCAGACGTCCCATCCCTCTCTTGACAAAATCGCTCGGTTTATGCTACTCTTTCTAGCTTCATTTTTCTCAAACTTGATTGAAGCCATaccatataattttatttttattttattttttatatctgcaAGCAAGTTTCTTATTGCACTTATTCAACTCGCGCAGCCATAAAGGGCACAAGCATAGAGACTTGACCGATACAGACAAGAGTAAGAACGCATTTTAAATTACAGCATTGCCTTAATCTTACAAAGCGTCACAAGAACGAACTCATCTTTTATATAATTTGCTCTTATGTCATCAGGTTGCACAGTGCACACATCACAATGACACAAAACACTGAGTCAACGCTATAAACAGCTCTTCCTGAGAGGTGTAAAATTTGGTGACCAGACAGACTAGGCTAATATCATTATGAATTTTCTGGTTGGCCAAGAAAAGAAGAGACTTGGCAGGGGAGGAGGAGAGGGCAAGAAGGAAAATTTCCACTCACAGCCAACACACCTCAATACCAGAGCGTCTTACTTACTGCAAACCTCAAATGTGCTCAGCAATCAATGGCAACGAGTATTTTTAAGTCAACGACtcccaatttacaataaataatctatttattaacaacaaagcgcGTCATCCTCAGCAACAACCTACGACTTCGAAATTTCTAGAAGATTCGCACAGTCGCCGGACTGGTACAACTGAACGATGCGTTTTGCTGTCAAATAATTTTAGACACATCACTCCTTCTTAATTTATGACCTATACTGTGCCGATTCAtttgaaaatagtgtatttaaaGGTTGAGGATTTAGCTCGCATCTATTTCCTGTGTTATGGATCTGACGAAATTCTTCAAATTTGGCGCATCTTTACGTCGTAACAAAACACTTTACAAGCCCAAGTAGTCTGTTTGGATCATTTATCAATCCCTGCATGGCTATAAGCATGGTTATACTAGAGACAAACTTACCATTTTTATGATATTGCCTTGTAATTAACAAAGAATATTAGCGTGTGTTCGTAGAATGAATGAACGACTCCAAGCGATGTTGTCTCTACACCAGTTTATGATAGCTTCAGAGCTGAAGAATGCTGTGCAGGCTATGCTCGCTGTCAAAAGAGGACTTTACAAGTTTGAAAATAGAAGATTTTCTTCTATATATGTCGATCCTCCAGAATGTTTAGTAGTCAAAAAGCTGCTTTTATAAAGCTTCGTCCACATATTTTCTTCCGTCGTACACGCCCATGTGCATGTGGTGTGACGTGTCGCGGATTCAGTCTCATTTGCATATAAATGCGCCGCTCACCTATAATCAGATTGTTTCATGATTTATCACCTCTTGTAGTCCATTACTTAATATTAGAAAATGCCAGAAAATCACCCTTCTTTAGCTACTATTAATCCTCTGGGGCTAAACGTGAAACAGTCTTTGGACAGGTTAAATCTAAGCCTCTTAGGTTTTGCAGTCAAAAGAACAATCTAGAAAAGTACCACAAGGTTCCTGAGCAGTGGCGTTTGTAGTGCATATCGAGAATGTTCTTCACCAAGCTGACGCCAATTACGTTTGTTCCAGATTTGATGTGGACTGTTGCCTGCAATTAATTACCTATCAATTAtgtatgatattatttttatcatcACTGTATGCTTACACCTGACATCACTGTGAACTTTACAGCCTGTCCATTTAAGCATTCTCATCAGAGCAAGAGTGTTGTTGTATTGTATGTCAGCACAGCGGTGGTTCCTCTTGCCAAAAGTAATCTCAACTGAGCTGATATTTAGCATAATAATGCTGTTATTGTGgtggaaataaaaatattaaaacataaataaacaaaactactCATTTAACTTATAGTCTAACTATATCAAACTGTATCTGGGTGAAAGCATCAAGGTATTAAAATGATGTCATAAGCAACTGACCTACTTACTCAGTATTTAAGCTGCAACAGTAAGTTGAAAAGATTAAATGGCAGTTGGctgtgataaaaaaacaaaataaaataaaaaaaacaagaaaagaatataataaataaaaaactaacacTGAATTAAATTCCAAAACATAAGATAAGGATGTTATCACAAATCATCTGAGAAGAAGTAATGTaaccagcatttttattttttaatcacccAAATCACCCATTTTCAGAGGAACACCCAGCCCAGGATCCACATGGGGACCTGGATGGGCTTGGTCCACCCAGTGAGGAGCTTGGACCACCTTGACCTCCACACCTACACCCACACCCACCCCTTCAACTCTTCGGCCATCACAGAGGGTCACCTTACAGCTGGAGCTAGGCCTGGGTAGACAtttaaagttgacaagatgtGCTAGAGCAAGGGTTTTAAAAAAtgttgatgccaaggacccccagatACAATGATACCTTTGCGAGGGTAGCATTCCACAAGCTTCTcttaataagttgctggaattttgtcccattcctccagacaaaactggtgtaactgagtcaggtttgtaggcctccttgctcgcacacactttttcagttcttcccacaaatgttctatcggattgaggtcagggctttgtgatggccactccaataccttgactttgttgtcctaaaCCATTTTTCCATGACTTTGGAGGTATGCCTTGGGTCATTggacatttggaagacccatttgcaaccaagctttaacttcctggctgatgtcttgagattttgcttcaatatatccacataattttccttcctcctgatgccatctattttgtgaagtgcaccagtccctcctgcagcaaagcacccccacaacatgatgctgccaccctcatgcttcacggttgggatggtgttctttggattgcaagcctcaccctttttcctccaaacataacaatggtcatcatggccaaacagttcagtttttgtttcattagaccagaggacatttctccaaaaagtaagatctttgccccatgcggttttggagcagtggcttcttccttgctgagcagccgttcaggttatgttgatataggactcattttactgcggatacagatacttgtctacctgtttcctccagcatcttcacaaggtgctttgctgttgttctgggattgatttgcacttttcgcaccaaattacgttcatcagacagaatgcgtctccttcctgagcagtatgatggctgcgtggtcccatggtgtatatacttcaggcatttggaaattgctcccaaggatgaaccagactggAACCAGACAATtctatttctgaggtcttggctgatttcttttgattttcccattatgtcaagcatagaggcactgagtttgaaagtaggccttaaaatacatccacaggtacacctacaattcagtacacctcctatcagaagcttattgtctaattgtctaattTTACATCATTTTCTGAAGGCACagctaacttagtgtatgtaaacttctgacccactggaattgtgatatagtcagttaaaagtgaaacaatctgtctgtaaacaattgttggaaaaattactcatgcacaaagtagatgtcctaaacgacatgctaaaactatagtttgctaatattaaatctgtggagtggttaaaaaatgagttttaatgacttcatcctaagtgtatgtaaacttctgacttcaactgcatccCACTTCACATTCCCACAtgaaaaaatgcacattaaaattgtacattaacataacataaaaaattaaataataataataataagtaatgaagaagaagaagaagaagaagaagaagaagaagttgTTTAAATTACACATAGAAAATGGGGGAGAGCAAGTGAAAGCACAAACAATCTCATCAACAAATGTTTCCATTAAGGTAGAGACTGAAATGATacacataatatttatatatattatataatcatACATTAGTCAAGCTGTAATATCTTCTTAGAAATAAAGTGTGCATGTCAAAACCAAAAGAAATtactgtattaatatattatatataatataataatatctcTAAAAAATATACTTTGTGTTGAGTTTACAGTGTCAATCTTTTATCTTATATTATATTcactattcattttaaatgtacaaacctgaagtgaaacaatttcaattaaattaaaatgatgtatggcactttttacaataaatattgttcGCAAGGTAGCTTTACAGAGAATATGGCCATAAAACCCCCAGTGAGCAACCTAAAGGTTCTAGTAATATTTTAATCACAAAACTATaagcagatttgtttttatttaatttggtaaaggcaaggcaaggcaatttatttataaagcacaattaaaaacaacagttaGTTGACCAATGTGCTTTACAATTCTTATAACATATgcaaaaagcaaaacatacagtacacaccagTATTATACAACACAGATATCTAactactcaacataaaacaacaagATTTCAACATGTCATTAAACAGGGTTTGATAAAAAAGCTAGGGaaaaaagatgagtttttaatACAGATTTAAATGACACCAGTGTGGAGGCAATTCTAATGTGCAAAGGCAAACTGTTCCAGAGCTTTGGGGCCAACACTGCAAAGACGCGGCCACCCCATAATTTACGTCTAGACCTAGGAAAAATCAAGAGTTTCTGATCAGAGGACCTAAGTGATCTGGACGGTGAGTAAAATTGTAGCAAATCTGAAAGATAAAATGGTGCAAGgccatttaaagatttaaaaacaatcaataaaatcttaaaatcaatcctATAATGGACCGGCAAccaatgtaaagaaaacaaaattggagTAATATGGTCCCGTTTCCGCGAACCTGTCAACAATCTAGCAGCAGCGTTCTGGACAATTTGCAATCGTGATAACATGGATTGACTAATCCTTATATATAGGGAATCACAGTAGTCCAGGCGTGAAGACACAAAAGCATGCATCACTCTCTCAAAATCAGAAAAGGACAAAAATGGCTTGACCTTTGCCAGTGTTCTTAACTGAAAAAAGCCTGATCTGACAACGGCATtaatctgtttgtcaaatttTAATGAGTCATCAAAAAGTACCCCTAATTTTTTTACCATGGATTTACAATAAATAGATAAAGGGCCTAAATCAATATTAGGGGACCTGGGTGCAAACACAATAGTCTCTGTTTTACATTCATTTAGATGCAAGAAGTTCACAGCCAACCTTGTTTCCAATTCTTTCAAAAATGCAAGAAGAGGTCCTAAAGAGTTACTTCCCTTCCTTAAAAGtatttagaaagcagaatgaaacactTATAATGTTAAATTGGGTAATGTTTCTTTGAAATTGTCAGCGGGCCCACCTAGCACCCCTTTGCGACCCCCTGTGGGTCCCctgaccccagtttgaaaacccctgtgtaCAGCTGGAAATGACCATGTTCACTTGGAATGGCTTATGGAATTGAGCACAACACTGAAAGTCAAAACTGTTAATCTTTATTCATGCTTTCAAGCTTCCTGTATTACCAGTATATCAGGTTCActttcaaaaaaagtttgaaatacAATTGTATTTGTTTAACTGTACAATTTTTATTCACTCTTTTGCTAATAGTGCAATGTCCTCCTCAATATATATCATTGTACAAGTTTTTGACTTACCAGACGCAAGATGTACTTAATGGTATAGAAAaggcttaaaaggatagttcatggcaaaatgaacattttgtcatcatgtactaaccctcgtgttgttcaaaacccacatgaATTCAtatcttcagtgaaacacaaaataagaggtgctgtaagcgattttgttATGGAAACGTATGCAGAAAATTTTCCTTTTCCCTGAAAGatgtgtcctgagatatctcattgGCTTCTGTGACAGCAGTAGCCTAGACTGTGTAAAccataaacaaaaatgtgaccgcAGGCCGAAGACACATCTTTGATCAGCCAGTCAGAAggctttgatgtgctttctgcttGTCAACCATTTTGCACATACTCACAGTGTTGAAGCAGATCAATCAGGTTTAATGCCATTTTAagataacagttgtcagctgagggtgaTATTttgctacttttgtgttccatcagAAGACACTGCGGTACTGTTCAGTGATGGTTTCAATGGTATCTTTGGGGGGCATGTCTATTCAAGGGCTCGGCcttgtggaagttccagaatggctaaaatcgcttacagcacctttaagcagaatgacagctcaaatcaaatcaaatcactttattgtcactcaaccatatacacaagtgctacagtgggtgaaagtcttgggtgcagttccgagcaacatagcagtcatgacagtgatgagacatataccaatttacaataaacatcagatttacacaacacaatttacatatctaataaacACATACtgaaattacacacaacacagtatataaataataatatataatgtacagtatacaatacacacaatatagaatacacagtatacaataaaaatagtacatataaaatacacagtaggttgtattgtgctgtattgacattcaggctgtcggctgatagtcagttgctagtgtgttgttaagagagaataaaaTTTATGACAGTTCAGTGTGAGATtattaaagtgcagtgctgatgtatattgatcgtgagagatcaagtgttcaaaagtctgattgctttggggaagaagctgtcatggagtcggctggtgcgggtcctgattctgtgataccgcctgcctgatggtagcagtgagagcagcccatggctcgggtggctggagtctctgatgatcctccgagcttttttcacacaccaccttgtatatatgtcctggagggagtcttcaatcaccattcactttaatttcaatgaaagatacaattaaagtaaatggtgactgagactaacataacacgtccttttgtgttccacagaagaaagaaaagtcagaAGGGTCCAAAACAATATgcgagtgagtaaataatgacagaattgtcttttttgctggaactatcccattaaggcTTAAATTAAGATACTTCACGCATGTAGTAGATGAGATATGGAGTAATCCCAAATAATACAATTGggcatattatataaatatatattagctGTTTCTAAAACGGTTAAATCGTGTACTACCCCTTGATCTTCCCGGGTAATTTtccactaatttaaaaaaaaaaaaacaactacattTCCCACAATGCATGAGTTGAGCCCTTGCGTATTTCTTTCTAGTTTCCCACGCATGCGCAGTACTTTTGACCTACAGAGTCGCAGGAGAAAATGGCAGCGCTAGGACTGGGGCTGCAGGTATGACATTCTGAAAACCTTCATTGTTATTTGGAAAATCACGAACTGGCTGGTTTTATGTTGTTAAATCTAGGTGATCTTTGGAAACTGATTTTTTTAGACAGGTTGAAACCAAGGTGATTTTTCCCACCCGATAACTGAAAGAGGCCTTGATAGGCAGTTTCTGAACGCAGCATGTATAATCAGTCAAACCGTGTGCTTTTGAGTGGTTAATAATCCATGTTCTGTTTAATAATACTCATTACAGTCTCGCAACGAGGCTTTTAATAATGATAGAGTATTTTACTTTGCTTCATATACAGTATGCTCATTCTGAAGGTTACATGTGAAATGTGATTTGACACAGTGGCCGTGTCTCTAAACCTATCGAGCTGCCAGCCTAGACAGCCCTTTTGGGAATCATATAATGCCCAAAAATGTTGCCTAGGTAGGCAATTAACCAGGTTTTGAGACATAATCATTAATTAATATGTCACGTAACTAATAGTCTGTTATATCTCATACACTTTTCTAATATTCTGTTTCTTTTTCTACAGGTGCGTCAGTTTAGCACCTCTGTGATCCGACCAGCAGCGAAACTTatcagggtaaaaaaaaaaaataaaagccattatACTAACAAAAAGTAATTTCATACATTAAAACTAAGCACAGTATGTTTGGCTTCCCTTATATAAAGTAACTGCAATAAAACAGCAGTTACAGCCAGTagctgggggtgggggtgggggattGTATGGCGCCTTGGGCAAAACCCTcttcaacatgcccccaaagttgttgactgggGGGGGGCAGTGTGGGTGCATCATGCCAACCCATCCCCCCCcccaagatgccgccctgggcaacttcCCATGTAGCCCATGCCTAAATCGGCCACTAGTTACTGCATATGAGCCACCACTGTAATGCATCGGATATCCATACATAGTGTATTCTGCATTTACATATGAATAGCAGACTGTAATATATGTTGTTTTGCACTCCAGGGTATATTCTTATTATAGTATGTCTATCCAGCCCCCTATCCAGGTCTATGGAGTGGAGGGACGCTATGCTACTGCCCTGTTCTCTGCTGCCAGCAAGCAGAAGAACCTTGATCAGGTGGAACAGGAACTTGGTCGTGTGGCTGTGAGTTGCACTTTGTGTCCCTCTCACTGTTTCTGATTGTTTCACACAGTTCTTCCACCAGGtgttaaatctttttttgtttcccTGTTTACTAGAGCTTGATCAAGGATCCTAAGCTGTCAAGTCTTGTGATGAACCCCCATGTCAAGCGCAATATCAAACAGAAGACTTTCATtgatgccctgaccaaggcaaaACTCTCCCCCATTACCATCAACCTCATCAGTGAGTTTTCAGACAAGCCAGGTTGATTCACTGGGAGCTGCAATTAACAGATTTGTAACTTTCCCTGTGGATAAAATAAGTGTACAAATAAATTTTCTAAAAATTATTGCAGATATTAGATAAAAATATCTAGGGGCATGACCTGTAATTGAAAAGCAAAGGCAAAATGTGCAAATGCAAGCTAGAATTGTATTAAAATTCATAAATGAGAGCATTTTAAAGGTTTGAAAGTGTAGttattaaatttacatttatgcatttggcagactaaAAGCGACTTACAGGGCATTTAAcgtatacatttgatcagtttgtgtgttccctggaaatcGAACCTGTGATCTTTGCGTTGCTAGCGCCAAGCTGTACTAGTTGAGCTACAAGGACCCTAActttaaataaattaactttataAGCAACTGTCTAAATGAATTTTATTCACAGATGTCCTATCAGAAAATGGCCGTTTGACCTTGACACCTGATGTCATTGCGGCCTTTAGCAAAATGATGAGTGCCCACAGGGGAGAGGTTACATGCTCGGTCACCACCGCCCAGGTTGGCTGTTTAAATGCATGCTTGTGTAAAATACAAAACActacatgtataaatgtatattttatgggTGTTCTTGTGTTTAATGTCTGTTCATTCAGCCTCTGAGTGAAGCTAATCTGGCAGAGCTGAAGGTGGCACTGAATGATTTCCTTGCCAAGGGAGAGACCATCAAGCTTGAGACCAAGGTAGGTTGGCTTGCTCCAGATGGTGGGCATCATTTTATTGCTAAAGCACAAATGTCACACCAAAGGtaaaattttaaatttattttgcttTAATAGGTTATTCCTGTCATCATAAAATATTGGATTCTGTTTTTATGATGTCTTGTTTTGGGTCTTTTGGCATCTGTTTTGTCATTCCATAAAATTTTACAGAATCggaaaatatatcaaaatgtaaatatttatatcaAAGAGATCTCTAATATGTGTTGTGTAATATAAATCTTTGTATTGCTTTTCCTCCTTTCTGCAGTCTGATCCCTCCATTCTTGGGGGAATGATTGTGAGCATTGGTGATAAGTATGTGGACATGTCTACTAAGACGAAGATCCAGAAGCTCACCAAGCTAATCAGGGAGACCTAAGTCCTGTGGACTGACCAGAACTAATAAAGATTTAGTGGATGAATTAAAAAGACCTCTCTGCTATTGTGTAGTTATTTGACCATGTCCAGTTGCGTTCCaaataaatattatgtgacatttAAACCTTGTGTatgcttatttatttttagtatgaCGTTGGTTAAGTATATGATAAAGTCTTTTAGGTTTGATAAGTTATTTACAGGCTGTATATTGTTGAAATCTAATTTGAAATTGCTATCCTTTTAAACCTTACTAAATGACTACTCCGTTAAAATATCATTGCAATTGACGAAGAATGTTCCGACATATCGAAAGCACTAAAAGCCCCATAATAAAAGTGCAAAATATAGTTTTGGGTTTATGTCCTACGGTTCTTAATAGAGATGAGTTATATTTATTTAGACTATTGGGAATTAAAGCAATTTTACAATAAGACTTTGGAGAAGACAAGAATCCCCTGTCTTAAAAGATTTCGTTTTCAAAGTCCATGGAGATGATAGCATGTGAAATTAACGATAAAAGAACGATTTTTGAAATGAATGTATAATTAGGAAGataagaaacaaaaaaaattaatagactAAATTATTTTCATACAGCTCCCTCTTTTTAAagtttgtatatatgtgtttatGTACTATGTTCATGTATTATGTGTATAGGTGTGTGATATGTAAGTATGTGCATATGAGTTAACTTTTGGACATATTGTatacattaattattaattgattgttttttgttttatttatttccattagAAGTGTATTGGTGGTGGGGACaattattaacataaaaaaaagaggaaaaagctAAAAAATAATGGTGTCTTTATAAAAAGAATGTTAAGAGATGTGTGAGTGCCTGTGCAGTAGATCTTTCATTCTCTAAGAAAGCTGTATAAATAATTTCTAACACTGTtatgattgtttataaatctatTAACTGCATTGCTTGCAGGGTGAGCACCAAATTTAAATCCATctatatttttacacaaatttctGCATGTTATTCATTCGCCTTGAACCTTCTTGATCTCATTCAAACCTTTTGTACGCAATTTCATCCTTGAAAGTACTATGTATTTTTTGTATATCtacttatatacaatatataacaataattttTCCTCATAGaaaagtttaactcctatagacatgaattgtaattttgccatatatgtaggaaatcttgaccacttacatgagatgaggactccagtcacatcagtaaccttataaaagttgttttattctacatgaagagggtccgcacatgggggctgccatgttagaatcacatgaccagctgaatactactcgcttaatctcagtaaccatcctgttatttgactctttcactcactgattaaagtaatcatggctgactgtgaatacaaattttctacaatggcatctgaaactgaaaactattga
Coding sequences within it:
- the atp5po gene encoding ATP synthase subunit O, mitochondrial, which codes for MAALGLGLQVRQFSTSVIRPAAKLIRPPIQVYGVEGRYATALFSAASKQKNLDQVEQELGRVASLIKDPKLSSLVMNPHVKRNIKQKTFIDALTKAKLSPITINLINVLSENGRLTLTPDVIAAFSKMMSAHRGEVTCSVTTAQPLSEANLAELKVALNDFLAKGETIKLETKSDPSILGGMIVSIGDKYVDMSTKTKIQKLTKLIRET